The DNA window ACCGCATGACCCCAAGTTCAAGCGGTTCCCACGTGCAATCGTAGCATCGATGATCGCATCAGCCCTTTGTGGCCTGGTGGCAATCCTGCTCGTGGTGATGGGGAAGTTTTGAGGTGTTCTCATGACAGCACAAATTACAGTAACTGAGGGAGGAATTCCTCACAACAAGGTCATGATCATGGGGCTTGTCGGCTCGCTGATTGCGATCTACCTCACCTATCTGAACACCCTGATGGGTACGCAGGCTTTCTCCTTCTTTGGAGGATTCGGTGCCATCGCCGCCCTGATCTGGGGAAGCAGCACCATCAAGCGACTCTGCAGTTATGGTATCGGGACTGGTGTCCCATCCGCAGGGATGCTCGCGTTTGGTTCAGGTGTGATCGGTATGCTGATGGCAACCAAGTTCGGTATGCTGACTCCAGTCCTCGCACTGATCATCGCCGCAATCGTCGGCGCCATCCTTGGATTCATCTCAAACAACATCTTAAACATGCGCATCCCTGTGATGATTCAGTCCCTCACTGAACTCGCAGCCGTCGGTGCACTGGTCCTGCTCGGATTCAGCGCTATGGCAACTGGTGGATTCTCGATGGCTACCCTGACCACCGCCACAACGACGGTGCTCGGCACACAGGTTGCATCATACACTGCATCACTGATCGGGGGAAGCATCCTCGCAGTACTCTTCATGCTCGGTGCAATCGCACTCCAGCACGGATTCAATGCTTGCCTAGGGCCAAACGAGAAGCAGGATCGGACCCTGATGCTGACCGCAGAGTGCGGGTTCCTCAGCATGATCA is part of the Methanosphaerula palustris E1-9c genome and encodes:
- the mtrC gene encoding tetrahydromethanopterin S-methyltransferase subunit MtrC; translated protein: MTAQITVTEGGIPHNKVMIMGLVGSLIAIYLTYLNTLMGTQAFSFFGGFGAIAALIWGSSTIKRLCSYGIGTGVPSAGMLAFGSGVIGMLMATKFGMLTPVLALIIAAIVGAILGFISNNILNMRIPVMIQSLTELAAVGALVLLGFSAMATGGFSMATLTTATTTVLGTQVASYTASLIGGSILAVLFMLGAIALQHGFNACLGPNEKQDRTLMLTAECGFLSMIMVAVISFAFIGIGAAVLSLLISLVGWYYTYTQFFALSKRDAASWLDAKPILEVESEA